In Heteronotia binoei isolate CCM8104 ecotype False Entrance Well chromosome 1, APGP_CSIRO_Hbin_v1, whole genome shotgun sequence, the genomic window aaaatggttagaggtcatccccgtagggtctacctcgtcagcagcagccattagagcactacgcagggtcctgtgcacccatggtattccggacaccatagtctcggacaacggggcagcgttcacctcgggggacttccaggcgttcctccagaggtacctcattagacacatccggtcagctcccttccacccggccaccaacggccaggccgagcggatggtccgaacaacaaaagaggccctgggcagaatagtgcaaggcgattgggaccaccggctagccgcgttcctcttcgacaaccgggtcattccaaacccagtcaccggggtcagcccagccgagctcctcatgggacgcaagctcaccacaaggctagatcggctaaaccccgacagagcccccgacgtgcgagggtccccggaggtcagagacgcggctagggggttcttcgcgggggacccagtgttcgcccgcaactacgcttcaggcccagagtgggtagccgggcgggtactacgggtcgtgggttcccgccactacgaggtatccaccgaggggggccagatcctacaccggcacatcgaccagttacgccgccggactctcacagaggtacccacggaaacgagggagggggcagggtccgaGGGGCACCCAACGACCCCTGCACCAgcaccacggccacacacaccggcagaggcggaccaaccctcggaccccgacccacaacccaccaacgctcaaacccccggggaaaccccagatgcggaagtagccccggcaccacaagcaactcctaggcgttcaacacgggagcgccggcctcccgcctacctccaggactatgtcactaactaaggggggaggagtgtagtgtatggcgttcgcagagcgcaaccagttcataatggccacaacagcagaatgacatcagtccaccccagccgcggaggtaactgagaaacatccaggtgcctccgcgctgggcgcaatgatccgccaatcacagcttgtggcgggaaatacggctggtcggcattggaccagccagcagggagaatagtccggcaactgtatatatgcgggatccggcccgcgtgctcgctctctccatcttgtattgtaccatggaataaactacgttgccctacgctcgtctccaagtctggtactttacatcATCATTATCTTATGAAGTATGTGATCTATTGTTTCTAATTCTGCTTGTTTCTAGGGGTCTACCTGAAAATATACCTGGAAAACACCTTATTAGTGTTGGGCTGTTCAACCCCCACCAGAACCTGCATGGAGAGTGCTCCCCACAGGATTAGATGCTTTGTGGGctgtgtttaaagggactgcccaaAAGAGCTccagctgagctgcctctcagctGGCTTTGGTGGCTTTGTATGTGCtgttttttctttgtatttttcagtttgggtctATTGAAGCCCCCcccatgggatttttttttttaaaaaaaaatcatggatcTGAATACTTTACAAGAATTGGGATCCAGGTTTCTCAGGAATCCTGAATTTGTTTTCCAGGTCCAATAGCCCTGAACCAGGCCCATAGCTGTGGTAGGGGTCCTGGCCTCACCAGTTTATCCGTTATGGAATAGTTCCAGCCCCACCATTCTCAGTCCTCTGTCAGTCTTTTTCATCTCTCTTTAGTGATTTGTAGAACTGTCTTTGGTTAGTCTGGAAGTTTTGTCTGTATTGTTGGATCCTACTTTAACTTCTTGAATATTGCAACAGTTTTTTATTTGATTTCATCTGCAATTTGAGCTATTGTTTTTTATAACTAACTGATATTTATTCCTGAagtttgcttttcttctttcatttttgaatttcctttcttttaatttttaaggCCCTTAAGTCTGAATGGCATTTATTGATTTTTCCCTCCAGTCTCATTTGCCAGTTTGGTTTCACGTTAAAATCCTTACCTGCTTTTTTCTTCATGCCCATTCCCAGTTCTCTTGTTACTAACTTGTTGGtttcagaacaaagtaggaatctagtagcacctttaagtccaatgaaGTTTTATGCGGAAAGtacgcttttgtgtgctagaagcacacttcatcaaacaataagatggaatggaaagcagacctacatacatacatacagtgtctgatgaagtgtgcttctagcacgtgaaagcttacattctgaataaaactttgttggccttaaaggtgctactcatttggaatacggtgcagtctcatttggaatacagtgtacaattctggtcaccgcaccacaaaaaggatattttagcattggaaaaagtgcagaaaagggcaactagaatgattaaaggattggaacacttttcctatgaagaaaggttacgcttggggctctttagcctgaagaaacgttgactgctgggtgacatgatagaggtttacaagattatgcatgggatggagaaagtagagaaagaagtacttttctccctttctcgcaatacgagaactcgtgtgcattcaatggaattgctgagcagtcaggttagaacggctaaaaggaagtacttcacccaaagggtgattaacatgtggaattcactgccacagaaggtggtggcagctacaagcatagccagcttcaagaagggattggataaacatatggagcagaggtccatctgtgcctattagccacagtgtattgttggaactctctgtgtggggcagtgatgttctatattcttggtgcttgtggggggagcaaagtggaagggcttctagccccacttatgaATCTTCTGAttgcacttgggggttttttgttttgtttttgtttttggcctgatccaacatgacttctcttatgttcttaagtgcatAAAAATCATGATATTACACTTGTAATACTGTAAAGACAGTCACAATTCACAGCATGCAGACCCAAACAAATAATCCTACATCACATTCACATATAACCCGAAGCTTAAAAAATGTCCCCATATTCAGAGCGacgcgatcttatctgcaaagaaattcgcaaaagcctcacagccga contains:
- the LOC132586517 gene encoding uncharacterized protein K02A2.6-like encodes the protein GCLLWGSRVVVPPPLQKRVLESLHETHPGIVRMKALARSYVWWPGMDGEIENWVRRCSTCQESRPDPPSAPATRWETTRKPWSRLHIDFAGPFQGQIFLIIVDAYTKWLEVIPVGSTSSAAAIRALRRVLCTHGIPDTIVSDNGAAFTSGDFQAFLQRYLIRHIRSAPFHPATNGQAERMVRTTKEALGRIVQGDWDHRLAAFLFDNRVIPNPVTGVSPAELLMGR